The Amycolatopsis mongoliensis genome includes a window with the following:
- a CDS encoding alcohol dehydrogenase catalytic domain-containing protein → MKAAIVRQAGVVEIDDVPRPPIGEGEVLVRLRAAGLNRADVLVRDGRFAEQPPFPIILGVEGAGDVAAVGGAVTNVEVGQRVVLLPMLGCGVCDACRSDVDSRCRGLKFLGEHTDGTYAEYLAVPARNAVPAPDSLTYVELAASLLAYLTAWHMLVTRGGLQAGETVLVVGAGSGVGTAAVQLAAALGARVVATTGTDDKRDLLRGIGADEVVNYRQVPGFGAAVRSLTDGRGVDLVHNSAGGATIQESIRALRPGGRLIGMGSHSGPHADIDLYSVYRHEIDFRGAHAGDLREVPDVLALLAAGKVRPVVDSVFALADLVRAHERLVSPDRFGKVVLTID, encoded by the coding sequence ATGAAGGCCGCAATCGTCCGGCAAGCCGGTGTCGTCGAAATCGACGACGTGCCGCGTCCCCCGATCGGCGAGGGGGAGGTCCTGGTCCGGCTCCGGGCCGCCGGGCTCAACCGCGCCGACGTGCTCGTCCGGGACGGGCGGTTCGCCGAACAACCGCCGTTCCCGATCATCCTCGGTGTCGAAGGTGCCGGAGACGTCGCGGCGGTCGGCGGCGCGGTCACGAACGTCGAGGTCGGGCAACGCGTGGTCCTGCTGCCCATGCTGGGCTGCGGCGTCTGCGACGCCTGCCGGTCCGATGTGGACAGTCGCTGCCGCGGGCTGAAGTTCCTCGGCGAGCACACCGACGGCACCTACGCCGAGTACCTCGCCGTCCCGGCCCGCAACGCCGTCCCGGCGCCGGATTCCCTGACCTACGTCGAGCTGGCGGCGAGTCTGCTCGCGTACCTGACGGCCTGGCACATGCTGGTGACGCGCGGCGGCCTGCAAGCCGGTGAAACCGTGCTGGTCGTCGGCGCCGGGAGCGGCGTCGGTACGGCCGCGGTGCAGCTCGCCGCCGCTCTCGGCGCGCGGGTCGTCGCCACCACCGGCACCGACGACAAGCGGGACTTGCTGCGGGGGATCGGCGCCGACGAAGTCGTGAACTACCGGCAGGTGCCCGGATTCGGCGCGGCGGTCCGCTCGCTGACGGACGGGCGGGGCGTCGACCTCGTCCACAACTCGGCGGGCGGCGCGACGATCCAGGAGTCCATCCGGGCGCTGCGCCCCGGTGGCCGGCTTATCGGCATGGGCTCGCACTCCGGTCCGCACGCCGACATCGACCTGTACAGCGTCTACCGCCACGAGATCGACTTCCGCGGGGCGCACGCCGGGGACCTCCGCGAAGTCCCCGACGTCCTCGCCCTGCTCGCCGCGGGGAAGGTGCG